The Candidatus Eremiobacteraceae bacterium region GAACTCTACACGTCATACTTGATTCTCCCATCGCGCTGTGAAGCGAGTGCAGTCATACGCCGAGGAGGGCTGCCGCACATTCATCGCGCTATCGCGGATACAAGGGAAGCGAGCCCTGCAGAATTGCGCGCGCGATCGGCGCCGCAACGGCGCCGCCGTACCCCGCGTCCTCGATGATCACCGCCACGACCAGCCGCGGGGCTGAAGCGGGAGCAAAGCAGACAAACCAAGCGTCGGGCGGCGCACCATTGTGGGTCCCGGTGCCCGTCTTGCCGGCGACGGTGACGCCGGGAATGGCCGCAGCTGTGCCCGTGCCGTACGTGACGACTGCGATCATCATATCGCGGACGGATATCGCGGTATCCGCCGTCACCGCGCGGCCCCACTGCGCGGGAGGTACCCGCAGCGTCGGGCGGCCGGGCATGCGGATCTCTTTGACCAGGTTCGGCCGCATCATCGAACCGCGGTTGGCGATCGCCGCAGCCACAAGCGCCATCCGCAAGGGCGTGACGGTCAGGCCGCCCTGTCCAAAGGCCATCTGGGCGAGCTCCGAGTCGGAAATCGAGGCTTCAGGCGGAACGACATCTCGAGTCATCGGGACCGCCATCCCGGTCACGTCACCCACGTGAAAGCGCTGTAGGTAATAGTAGAAATTATCCGCGCCAAGCTTCACGCCGATCTGTGCGAAATCGACGTTGCTCGACAATGCGAACGCGCCGGTGACGTTTTGCGTGCCCGTGACTTCGTTCTGGTCGTTGTGCACGCGATAAGGGCCGATCTGGAAATAGCCGGGGTCGGAGAACGAATCGCTCGCGTCCACCGCGCCGTGATCGAGCGCGGCGCTCACCGTGACGATTTTGAACGTCGAACCCGGCGGATACAGTCCGTCGAGGGCGCGGTTGAGCAACGGAGCGTCCGATCGAGAGCGCAAACTGGCGAAGGCCTTGTCGATCTCATTCGGATCGAAGGTCGGCCGGTCGACCATCGCGAGGATGGCCCCGGTTCGAGGATCGAGGACGATCGCCGCGCCGCGGACGCCCTGCGGCATCGCCTCATCCGCCACCGCCGAGATGTCGCGCCGCAGCGTTAAGACGACGCTGCCGGCGGGCGATACGGCGACATCGGTGCGCCCAAACGAGCCGAGAACGTTTCGCGGTTCCTGCCCGGTCGGCGCGATCACGGGATCGAACGCCGCCTCGAGACCAGCTTCACCGTAAACGAGCGACGAGTAGCCGACGATTTGGGCGAGCGCGCTGCCGGCCGGGTAGACGCGCTTGCCGCCGCGCGACAGCGCTAGCGGCTGCCCGGTCGCATCGAGCAGCTCACCGCGCTGGGCGATATCGCGCGCGTGCCGCGGGTCGCCGGGATGCGTGGAAATGCTATCGCGCTCCGCGACCTGTACACGCGCCTCCTGCGCGGCGAGCAGTGCGAAGAGGAGCGCGAAGACCGCGGCAACGTTCAACAATCTGCGGCGCACTCCGGACGAAGTTGAAGCCGGTCGTCATCGCTTCCTGTAATCGATGGCGGACCATAAAGGTCCGCCCAACAAAAGGGCTCGGCCCAGGCAGCCGCGCGCGCCCCGTCGAACGGGCGATTCCGGGCATGATCTACAACAATCGGTACCGGGTCGATGCGGTCATCGGCGAAGGCGGCATGGCGGTCGTACATCGAGGTTACGATCTCTTGCTGCGGCGTCAAGTCGCGATAAAAGTGCTCCGTCCGCAATTCGCGGCGGACGACGAATTCGTGCAACGCTTCTACCAGGAAGCGCAGGCCGCCGCAAGACTCAGCCATCCCAAGATAGTCAACACGTATGACGTCGGTGAGAACGACGGCACGAACTATATCGTGCAGGAATACGTCGCCGGGGAAACCCTCGCCGAGCTGATCGCGCGCCAGGGAAGAATTCCTCAGACCGCCGCAGTCCGCTACGCGCAGCAGATCTGCCGAGCGCTCGCGGCAGCACATCGGGCCGATCTGCTGCATCGCGACATCAAGCCGTCCAACATTCTCGTCACGCCGGACGACGATGTGCGCGTTGCCGATTTCGGATTGGCGGGCGCTGCCGAGACTCGCGGCTCCGGCGCCGACGCGATCATGGGATCCGTTCCATATTGCGCGCCGGAAGTGCTGGCCGGCGACGCCGTGACCGAAGCGGCCGACTTATACAGCGTAGGCGTCGTGCTGTACGAGATGCTCACCGGCAACAAACCCTATGTCGGCGCGTCGCCGCAAGAAGTCGCAGCCCAGCAGTTGCGTGGACCGCAAGATCTCGACTTTCCGGACGATGTCTCACCGGCGTTGCGCGCGATGATCTTGAAACTGCTCGACCCATCTCCGAAAGAACGGTATCGCACGGCCGGCGAATGTTTGAGCGCGCTGCGCCGCGTGGCCCGCGGTGACGGCACCGCAGAGGATGATGAACCGGGACCCGATAGTCCGACCGCACTGCTGAGACGCCGCGCCGCGGCACGCAGGGCCGCTGCTGCCGCCGACGACGCCGCTCCCGCGCGTTGGAGCGGCCGCCGCCTTGCGCTCTTCGCATGCGGCGTCCTCGCAGTGGTCTTGATCGTCGCCGTCCTTTCCGCGGCATGGCGTTCGGGAGCGCAAGGGCTCCGCATGCCCGACGTCAGCGGAAAATCGGTGGTCGATGCGGTGGACGCGCTGCACCAATCGGGCGTCGACGACGTTGCCATCAAGCAGCAGCACGACCCGAAGACCGAGAGCGGATTGGTCGACGGCACCGATCCGGCGGCGGGCACCGCGCTGCAGCGCGGACAGAAGGTCACGCTCCTCGTGAGCGCCGGACCGCTCAGCGCGAAGGTTCCGGTCGTCACCGGAAAAGATGTGAAGACCGCGACTGCCGCACTCGCATCTGCCGGTTTTTCCGTCGTGGTCGGCACGCCGGTGCATTCCGACAACGTACCGGCCGGCAACATCGCGAAGACGAATCCGGCCGGCGGCGAACCGGCCGCCCAATCCGACGTCGTCGTGATCTTCCCGAGCTCGGGGCCGCAGACCATCAGCGTCCCCAACGTGGTGGCGCTGACCGATGACGTCGCGCGAACCATCCTCGCGAAAGCCGGTCTCACGCTCTCGATCAGCCAGGTCGTCGCGAGCGACAACATTCCCGCGCACGCGATCATCGATCAGGACCCAAGCGGCGGCACGCCGGCCAAACCGCATTCGGTCGTCACCGTCCGCATAAGCGGCGGGCCAAATGCCATCACGGTTCCGGACGTCGTAGGAGGCACGCTCGACGACGCGCGCCGCTCGCTTGCGCAAGCCGGCCTTTCGGTCGGCACGGTCGCAGATGCAATGGATTCCGGCACGACGCCGGGCACCGTCATCAGCCAGAACCCGGCGGCAAACACGCCGACCGCGCAAGGCGCCACGATCGACCTTGTCGTGGCCGTCGCAGTCATCGGCGGCCCGAGCGCGCAGCCAGGCGCGACGCCGTCAGCGGCGCCAAGCGCTGCACCGCAACCCGTACCGAATGTCGTCGGCATGACGCTCGACGCCGCACGAGCCGCGCTGCAAGCCGCCGGTTACGTGGTTCAGAACGTCACGGTGCAGCCCGGCAGTCCGCCGGACGCAAAAGTGATCGCCACGGATCCGCAAGCGGGCGCGACGCCGGCGGCCGGGTCAAACACGGTCACGATCACCCTCGGCCCGGGCAACTGACGTGTGGGAAGCACTCACCGCTATCGGCTCGATCTTGTCGGCCATCGTCATCGCGGTAACGGTCGTGATGGCCGCGCGCCAGGTTAAGATCACGACGGATCAGTTGGAGCAGACACGGCGAGCGACGCAATTCGAGGCTGTGCGCAGCGTCCTGCTCGAGATGGTCGATCCGAAATTCGTAGACGCCTACCGGTTCGTCATCCAAGAGCTCTCTGAGCGCTTGGAAGACGAGACATTCTACAGAGAAGTCGGGCAGATCGGCGTCGCCGACGACCGCGTGCACAAAGAGCTGTACATTTTGCGGTCGCTCGACAGAATCGGTACGTACGTCAAGTACGGCCTTGTCGACGGGCCGGTGATCTACGACAGTTACGCGCCGCGAATCATTTTGAGTTGGGAGCTGCTCGCGGAAGTCGTCGCAATTCATCGCAGGATTGCGAGCGTGCGTCTTTATCGAGCTGCAGAGTACTTGTATGGCGATAGCAAGCGCTGGGCAGAGTCGAATGAAGCCGGATCCGACGTCGTCGGGTCGGTTAAGAGGATGGCAGAGTTCGCTGCCGGGGCGTCAAGGTCGACCGCCCCAGGCGAATTATCGTGAGAATCCTCGGCGTCGATCCGAGCCTCTATGTCACGGGCTACGGAGTCATAGAAACGAACGGCGGCATCCTGCGGCTTCTGGAGGCGGGCGTGCTCGCGCCTGAAAGAGGTCAGACGCTCTCCGAACGGCTCGCCGACCTCCAGCGCGGCATTCTTGAGATCGTCACATCGTTCAAACCGGATGCTATGGTCGTCGAGCAAGTCTTCTCGCGCGGCGCATTTCCAAGGACCGCGCTTCTCATGGCGCATGCGCGCGGCGCGCTGGTCTGCTCGGCCGGACTCTGCGCGCTTCCGGTCTTCGACTACGCCGCGACGCATGTGAAAAAGGCGCTCGTGGGCCGAGGCGCAGCGACAAAAGAACAGGTCGCGGCGATGGTCGTGCATGCGCTCCGCCTAAAGAGCACTCCGTCTCCCGAAGACGTCACCGATGCTTTAGCGCTCGCGATCGCGCACTCGCGGCGCTGCGCGGCCGATCTCGCCCGGGGCGCCGCGGCTCGCTGATGTTCTCGCGAATCGAGGGCGCATTGCGTGAACGGCGCGCGAATGCCGTACTCGTAGAGACCGGCGGCCTCTGCTATGAGATCATGCTGCCCGGCTGCGTTGCCGATAAGATCGCCGGAGTGGCGCCGGGAGACCCGCTCGCCCTCGAAGTGTTTCCGTACATGCAGATCGACGGCAATCGCGGCACGCCCATCTACATCGGCTTTACGAATCCCGTCGAACGCGAATTCTTCGAAGCACTGCTGACGGTCGCGAGCATCGGCCCAAAGACCGCAGCAAAAGCTTTCTCCCGGCCGATGGCGGAGATCGCTCGATCGATCGACGACGGCGACCACGCGAGCCTGCGCGCGCTGCCCGGCATCGGCGCGCAAAAGGCGAAGGACATCATCGCCAAACTGCAGGGCAAAGTCTCGCGCTTTGGGCTCATTCGCGGCGAAGACCAGGGCAAGGGCAAGAATCAGCAGCCCCAACCTGATTTCGTCACCGAAGCGATCGACGTGCTCCTCCAATTGCAGTACCGGCGGCCCGAGGCCGCGGCGATGGCAAGTGAAGCCCTTGCGGCAAACGACGGCATCAAGAACGCCGAGGATCTCTTGACCGAGATCTATCGCCGGCGGTCGCGCGAGCCGGAGCATTGAACGAAAACGACCATACTGAGCGACGCAAGGCAGGCGCGCGGGCGACTGCGACAAAACGTGTCGTGCATGCCGCGTAAACCGACGATGCGAGGAGATGAGAGCGCCGCGCCTGCGACGCGCAGCGTCGCTGCTCCCGAGGAGACGGTCGAAGAGCAGATCATCGCGGTCACGCTTCGTCCGGCGGGCTTCGATCGGTACGTCGGTCAGAAGCCGGTCGTGGAGAACCTCAAGATCTCGATAGAGGCGGCGAAGCGGCGCGGCGAGCCGCTCGAGCACGTCCTCGTCCACGGGCCGCCGGGCCTCGGAAAGACCACGCTCGCCAATATCATCGCGCGCGACATGGGCGCGACGTTTCACCAGGTATCTGGCCCCACGCTGGAGCGGCCGGGCGATCTGGTCGGAATACTCACGAATCTCCAGGCGGGCGACGTGCTCTTCATCGACGAGATCCACCGGCTGCCTCGAGTCGTCGAAGAATTTCTCTATCCGGCGATGGAAGACTTCGCGATTGATTTCATGGTGGACAAAGGCGCGTACGCCAAGACCATCAAGATTTCTCTCAAGCGGTTCACGCTTGTCGGGGCGACGACGCGCGCGGGCATGCTCTCCGCGCCGCTGCGCGATCGCTTCGGCATCGTGCACCATCTCGAATACTACACGCCGGACGAGCTCTGCGAAATCGTCACGCACTCGGCCTCGGTGCTCGGCGTCGCACTCGAACCCGGCGGTGCGCGCGAAATCGCCGCCCGCGCGCGAGGGACGCCGCGGGTCGCGAATCGACTCTTGCGGCGGCTGCGCGACTACGCGGAAGTCAAAGCGAACGGCGTCATCGATCTGGACGTCGCCAAAGCCGCTCTCGAGCTCGAGCGCATCGACCTGCTCGGACTCGACGCGCTTGACCGCGCATTCCTGAACGCCTTGATCGGGCAGTACAACGGCGGCCCGGTCGGCATCGGAGCGCTAGCCGCGAGCTTGAACGAAGAAGAGGCGACGCTCATCGACGTCGTCGAGCCATATCTCATGCAAATCGGCTTTTTGCAGCGCACGGCTGCTGGAAGACGCGCCACTCCCTCCGCCCGCGCGCACGCAGGCGAACGGTCGGCGGACCCGCCTCGACTATTGTGACGCGCATTCACAGAAGCAAAGCACACAGTTGGGTTCGCATGGCTGCCGTCGCGGCGGCCGCGGTCGTCCTATTCGCGCCCGACAACGCCCTCGCGGGTGATACGGTGCGCATCGCATTGGTGCGGCATGTGACAAGCGCCGTGCTCGCGTCGGAAGCAGGTCTGACCGTTCGACCGACGAGCGACGTCGATCCGGCTCGTTCTGTCGTGCTTCCCGACGTCGCGACTGTGCTGGATGTCCGCGCCGAAAGCGGAAGGCTGGTCATCGCGAACTCGATCGAAGTCGGGACGAAGGTGCTCATCGCATCGCCCTTCGGCTTGCCGATCGACGTCAACGGCGCACCCTACCGCGGAAGCATCGTCGTACAGCTCGATCCCGATGGCGCTCTGACGGTCGTCGATTTCGTCGATCTCGAGCAGTACCTATACGGCGTTGTGGGAAGCGAGATGCCGGCTTCCTGGCCCACAGCAGCGCTCGAAGCTCAAGCGATCGTGGCGCGCACGTACGCGGTCGGACGTCTCGGTATCCGCGACGACGTCGGATACGATCTCGTCGCCGGCGATCAGGATCAAGCGTATGGCGGCGTCGACTCGGAATCGCCTTCGACGATTCTCGCGGCGGATGCTACGCGCGGTGAAATTCTCGTCTACGGTGGCCAGATCGTGCACACGTATTATTCCGCCGACGACGGCGGCTTCACCGCGGACGGTTCGGCGCTTTCCGATCCGCAGCCGTATCTCAAAGCGAAGCCGGATCCTTACGCGCTCGGCTCGCCCGACAACGAGTGGTCGGCGACGATTCCGGCCGCGGACCTCGCCCAATCCGTCGACGCGTACTATACAAACGTAGGCGACGTGACAGGCATCGAGTCCGGCCCGACGGACGAATCCGGGAGGCTCGAATCAATATCGATTTTCGGCACGTTGGGTTCTGCAACGCTGAGCGGATTCGATTTCCGGCGGCTTGCCGGGCGCAGGACGGTGCGAAGCACGAGGATCTCTGCGGTCGCACTCGAGGGTTCGCGCATCAGAGTTTCGGGTTCCGGCTTCGGCCACGGCGTGGGGCTGTCGCAATGGGGCGCGCGCAGCATGGCGGCATCGGGCATCGACTGCCTCGGTATCTTGCGATTCTATTACAGCGGAACGGCGCTCACGACGATCGCGGATGGGCCCGCGTATGCCGCACCACCCGTGCTTGGACCGTGAGCGATGCTCGTGATGTCGAGGAACGAACTTATCGCGTCGAATCTTACGATTACGCGTTACCGACTGAGCTCATAGCGCAACGTCCGACCCCGGTTCGCACGGCGTCGCGGTTGCTCGTCCTACCTGCCGCCGGCCCCATCGCGCACAGGGGGTTCGCGGACCTGGCTGACTTACTGCGCGCTGGAGATGTGGTCGTCGCCAACGATACGCGCGTGCTGCGCGCGCGTATCCCGGCCAAACGTGCCCGGGGCGGAGCGGCCGAAGTGCTCCTGCTCGGACCCGACAGCATTCCTGGGCGATGGGAAGCGCTCGTCCGGCCCGGGCGCAGGATAAGACCCGGTGATACGCTTTCACTCGGCGAGGGCGCCAGCATCCATATCGAAGACCGGACGCCGGATGGCGGCCGAATCGTCCGCTTCCACGGCGTGACGGCCGACGAGGCGATGGATCGTTACGGCAGCATGCCGCTTCCTCCATATATAACAGAAGCACCGCAAGACGCGGATGAGCGGTATCAGACCGTCTATGCCCGGCTGCCGGGGTCGGCAGCCGCACCCACTGCCGGTCTCCATTTCACGACAGAACTTATCGAACGCCTGAAGAACTCGGATATCCATTGGACGACGCTCACGCTGGACGTGGGCACCGCGACGTTTCGGCCGGTCACCGCTGCGGACGTGCGCGAGCATAGGATGCATCTCGAGCGATTTGCGATACCGGCGGACACTGCAGCCGCGGTCGCTGCGGCCAAACGCGAGGGCAGGCGCGTCATCGCGGTCGGCACGACGGCACTTCGTGCGCTTGAGGCCGCCGCGGGTGAGGACGGCACGGTCGCATCCGGCCCCGGCGCGACCGATCTCTTCATCTACCATCCGTTTCGGTTCCGGGTTGTCGACGCGCTCATCACGAACTTCCACCTGCCCCGATCGACGCTGCTTATGCTCGTGTGCGCGTTCGCCGGGCGTGAGCGCGCCATCGCGGCGTATGAAGAAGCTGTGCGGCTCGGCTACCGGTTCTTCTCGTTCGGCGACGCGATGTTCGTCGAGCGCCGGACTACCGGGTAGGCGCGACGAGCACCGTCTGGAAATCCGTGTACCAGACCATGCCCGTCCTGCCTTTGCCTTGCTTGCGGACGTGCTTGCGGCGAGTGTAATCCACTTCCACTTTTCCCGATTCCGCTGCCCGGCTGCTGCCTGCGGCGAGTCCGGCCGCGGCCAGAATCTCTTCGTGCGTCGGCTGCGTTCTGCCGCCGGGAAGACGCAGGATCACATGGGCGCCGGGAATGCCGCGGGCGTGGAACCAGAAATCGTCCTTGGCCCCTACCGAAAACGTCACGCGCTCGTTGTCCTTCGGCGAGCGTCCGACGTGCGCGACCGCGCCGTTCCCCAAGTCGATCACGCGCTC contains the following coding sequences:
- a CDS encoding penicillin-binding protein 2, which produces MNVAAVFALLFALLAAQEARVQVAERDSISTHPGDPRHARDIAQRGELLDATGQPLALSRGGKRVYPAGSALAQIVGYSSLVYGEAGLEAAFDPVIAPTGQEPRNVLGSFGRTDVAVSPAGSVVLTLRRDISAVADEAMPQGVRGAAIVLDPRTGAILAMVDRPTFDPNEIDKAFASLRSRSDAPLLNRALDGLYPPGSTFKIVTVSAALDHGAVDASDSFSDPGYFQIGPYRVHNDQNEVTGTQNVTGAFALSSNVDFAQIGVKLGADNFYYYLQRFHVGDVTGMAVPMTRDVVPPEASISDSELAQMAFGQGGLTVTPLRMALVAAAIANRGSMMRPNLVKEIRMPGRPTLRVPPAQWGRAVTADTAISVRDMMIAVVTYGTGTAAAIPGVTVAGKTGTGTHNGAPPDAWFVCFAPASAPRLVVAVIIEDAGYGGAVAAPIARAILQGSLPLYPR
- the pknB gene encoding Stk1 family PASTA domain-containing Ser/Thr kinase, with protein sequence MIYNNRYRVDAVIGEGGMAVVHRGYDLLLRRQVAIKVLRPQFAADDEFVQRFYQEAQAAARLSHPKIVNTYDVGENDGTNYIVQEYVAGETLAELIARQGRIPQTAAVRYAQQICRALAAAHRADLLHRDIKPSNILVTPDDDVRVADFGLAGAAETRGSGADAIMGSVPYCAPEVLAGDAVTEAADLYSVGVVLYEMLTGNKPYVGASPQEVAAQQLRGPQDLDFPDDVSPALRAMILKLLDPSPKERYRTAGECLSALRRVARGDGTAEDDEPGPDSPTALLRRRAAARRAAAAADDAAPARWSGRRLALFACGVLAVVLIVAVLSAAWRSGAQGLRMPDVSGKSVVDAVDALHQSGVDDVAIKQQHDPKTESGLVDGTDPAAGTALQRGQKVTLLVSAGPLSAKVPVVTGKDVKTATAALASAGFSVVVGTPVHSDNVPAGNIAKTNPAGGEPAAQSDVVVIFPSSGPQTISVPNVVALTDDVARTILAKAGLTLSISQVVASDNIPAHAIIDQDPSGGTPAKPHSVVTVRISGGPNAITVPDVVGGTLDDARRSLAQAGLSVGTVADAMDSGTTPGTVISQNPAANTPTAQGATIDLVVAVAVIGGPSAQPGATPSAAPSAAPQPVPNVVGMTLDAARAALQAAGYVVQNVTVQPGSPPDAKVIATDPQAGATPAAGSNTVTITLGPGN
- the ruvC gene encoding crossover junction endodeoxyribonuclease RuvC; this encodes MRILGVDPSLYVTGYGVIETNGGILRLLEAGVLAPERGQTLSERLADLQRGILEIVTSFKPDAMVVEQVFSRGAFPRTALLMAHARGALVCSAGLCALPVFDYAATHVKKALVGRGAATKEQVAAMVVHALRLKSTPSPEDVTDALALAIAHSRRCAADLARGAAAR
- the ruvA gene encoding Holliday junction branch migration protein RuvA; amino-acid sequence: MFSRIEGALRERRANAVLVETGGLCYEIMLPGCVADKIAGVAPGDPLALEVFPYMQIDGNRGTPIYIGFTNPVEREFFEALLTVASIGPKTAAKAFSRPMAEIARSIDDGDHASLRALPGIGAQKAKDIIAKLQGKVSRFGLIRGEDQGKGKNQQPQPDFVTEAIDVLLQLQYRRPEAAAMASEALAANDGIKNAEDLLTEIYRRRSREPEH
- the ruvB gene encoding Holliday junction branch migration DNA helicase RuvB, with product MPRKPTMRGDESAAPATRSVAAPEETVEEQIIAVTLRPAGFDRYVGQKPVVENLKISIEAAKRRGEPLEHVLVHGPPGLGKTTLANIIARDMGATFHQVSGPTLERPGDLVGILTNLQAGDVLFIDEIHRLPRVVEEFLYPAMEDFAIDFMVDKGAYAKTIKISLKRFTLVGATTRAGMLSAPLRDRFGIVHHLEYYTPDELCEIVTHSASVLGVALEPGGAREIAARARGTPRVANRLLRRLRDYAEVKANGVIDLDVAKAALELERIDLLGLDALDRAFLNALIGQYNGGPVGIGALAASLNEEEATLIDVVEPYLMQIGFLQRTAAGRRATPSARAHAGERSADPPRLL
- a CDS encoding SpoIID/LytB domain-containing protein; this encodes MAAVAAAAVVLFAPDNALAGDTVRIALVRHVTSAVLASEAGLTVRPTSDVDPARSVVLPDVATVLDVRAESGRLVIANSIEVGTKVLIASPFGLPIDVNGAPYRGSIVVQLDPDGALTVVDFVDLEQYLYGVVGSEMPASWPTAALEAQAIVARTYAVGRLGIRDDVGYDLVAGDQDQAYGGVDSESPSTILAADATRGEILVYGGQIVHTYYSADDGGFTADGSALSDPQPYLKAKPDPYALGSPDNEWSATIPAADLAQSVDAYYTNVGDVTGIESGPTDESGRLESISIFGTLGSATLSGFDFRRLAGRRTVRSTRISAVALEGSRIRVSGSGFGHGVGLSQWGARSMAASGIDCLGILRFYYSGTALTTIADGPAYAAPPVLGP
- the queA gene encoding tRNA preQ1(34) S-adenosylmethionine ribosyltransferase-isomerase QueA, which codes for MSDARDVEERTYRVESYDYALPTELIAQRPTPVRTASRLLVLPAAGPIAHRGFADLADLLRAGDVVVANDTRVLRARIPAKRARGGAAEVLLLGPDSIPGRWEALVRPGRRIRPGDTLSLGEGASIHIEDRTPDGGRIVRFHGVTADEAMDRYGSMPLPPYITEAPQDADERYQTVYARLPGSAAAPTAGLHFTTELIERLKNSDIHWTTLTLDVGTATFRPVTAADVREHRMHLERFAIPADTAAAVAAAKREGRRVIAVGTTALRALEAAAGEDGTVASGPGATDLFIYHPFRFRVVDALITNFHLPRSTLLMLVCAFAGRERAIAAYEEAVRLGYRFFSFGDAMFVERRTTG